The following are encoded together in the Coffea arabica cultivar ET-39 chromosome 1c, Coffea Arabica ET-39 HiFi, whole genome shotgun sequence genome:
- the LOC113692880 gene encoding WEB family protein At3g02930, chloroplastic-like isoform X2 has product MSTKSKSSGFSETTPNSKVSPATPKVSKLSSRGGVTKSATDSPSRLQSTRISVDLSPRSVASKPTVERKPTKLGTPPDKPTASPTPTRILKPSELQAELNIVQEDLKKAKEKLVSLEKEKSQALEELKEAKSLADEANEKLSEALVAQRRAEEDSEIEKFRAVEMEQAGIEAAQKKEEEWQKELEAVRNQHALDVSALLSATQELQRVKQELAMTSDAKNQALSHADDATKIAEIHAGKVEILSGEVVRLKSLLDSRMEIEADENAKLVAELKLEIETLRQELKNAKSYEEILAEKEASLEQLNVELEAAKMAESYAHCLMDEWKKKVEELELQTEETKRLERSASESLESVMKQLEGSNDLLHDAESEIASLKEKVGLIEISNRRQKADYEESERHLQMAKEEASNLENKVESLTAELEAVKEEKTQALNNEKLAASSVQTLLEEKNKLINELENSRDEEEKSKKAMESLASALHEVSSEAREAKEKLLSVQGEHENYETQIEDLKLALKETNEKYKTLLDDAKQEIDVLTNLNEQSKQKQQNLKSEWAQKELQLMTSLKKIEEVNSSREKEISRLVTLHKAAEDEAGANKEEEIRLKTLLREAESEVSYLKEVLGEAKAESMSLKESLLDKENEFQNILQENEELRNSEAACQMKVAELSKLLEEALAKKQAEENGELTDSEKDYDMLPKVVEFSEQNGGGSQEKPKMELSTQQSEHHLEEHLPELEKLSHDDALQTGAEKDVLNGRPKENENKDKEDDDSVEADSKMWESYKVGEKDFSPEGDAEQESIEEDLESKADGSEGNDQANGLPSKENFDDSGSSPTKQQGQKKKKALLRKFGSLLKKKGTSNQK; this is encoded by the exons ATGTCTACTAAATCCAA ATCTAGTGGTTTTTCTGAAACAACTCCGAATAGCAAAGTATCACCTGCAACCCCAAAGGTTAGTAAACTCAGCAGCAGGGGGGGAGTGACTAAATCTGCTACTGATTCACCTTCCCGCCTGCAAAGTACACGCATTTCAGTTGATCTTTCACCAAGATCTGTTGCTTCCAAGCCTACAGTCGAGCGCAAGCCCACGAAGCTTGGTACCCCTCCTGAT AAACCGACTGCATCTCCAACTCCAACTCGTATATTGAAGCCGTCAGAACTACAGGCTGAACTAAATATTGTCCAGGAAGATCTCAAGAAGGCCAAGGAAAAGCTAGTCTCATTAGAGAAAGAGAAATCGCAGGCTCTTGAAGAATTAAAGGAAGCCAAGAGTTTGGCTGACGAAGCAAATGAGAAGCTCAGTGAGGCTTTGGTGGCTCAAAGGCGAGCTGAAGAAGATTCTGAGATTGAGAAATTTCGAGCAGTTGAGATGGAACAGGCTGGCATTGAGGCAGCTCAGAAGAAGGAAGAGGAATGGCAGAAAGAGCTTGAAGCTGTGAGGAATCAACATGCATTGGATGTGTCCGCCCTACTTTCCGCTACTCAGGAGCTTCAGAGGGTAAAGCAAGAGCTTGCCATGACTTCTGATGCAAAAAACCAGGCACTCAGCCATGCTGATGATGCAACTAAGATTGCTGAGATTCATGCTGGAAAGGTTGAAATTCTGTCCGGTGAAGTTGTCCGATTGAAATCTTTGCTTGATTCAAGGATGGAAATAGAGGCTGATGAGAATGCCAAATTAGTGGCAGAGTTGAAACTAGAGATAGAGACTTTGAGGCAAGAACTCAAGAATGCAAAAAGCTACGAGGAGATATTGGCGGAAAAGGAGGCTAGTCTTGAGCAACTTAATGTTGAGCTGGAGGCTGCAAAAATGGCAGAGTCTTATGCGCACTGTTTAATGGATGAATGGAAAAAAAAGGTTGAAGAATTAGAGCTTCAAACAGAGGAAACAAAGCGGTTGGAAAGATCAGCATCAGAATCTCTCGAATCAGTAATGAAACAACTTGAAGGGAGTAATGATTTGTTGCATGATGCAGAATCTGAGATTGCATCTCTTAAAGAAAAGGTCGGATTGATAGAAATCTCAAATAGAAGGCAGAAAGCAGATTATGAGGAATCAGAACGTCATCTTCAGATGGCCAAGGAAGAAGCTTCTAATCTGGAAAACAAGGTTGAATCTCTTACAGCTGAGCTTGAAGCCGTGAAGGAGGAGAAAACTCAGGCCTTAAACAATGAGAAACTTGCTGCTTCCAGCGTGCAAACCCTATTGGAAGAGAAAAACAAGCTCATAAATGAGTTGGAAAATTCTAGggatgaagaagagaaaagtaaaaaggcaaTGGAAAGCTTGGCATCAGCCTTGCATGAAGTTTCTTCAGAAGCAAGAGAAGCCAAAGAAAAGTTGCTCTCTGTCCAAGGTGAGCATGAAAATTATGAAACGCAAATAGAAGATCTGAAGCTTGCTCTGAAAGAAACAAATGAGAAGTATAAGACCTTGCTTGATGATGCAAAACAAGAAATCGACGTTCTAACCAATTTGAATGAACAATCTAAGCAGAAgcagcaaaacttgaagagtgaGTGGGCGCAGAAGGAACTTCAACTGATGACCTCTCtcaagaaaattgaagaagttaaCTCTTCAAGGGAAAAAGAGATAAGCAGATTGGTTACTTTGCATAAAGCGGCAGAGGATGAAGCTGGTGCAAACAAGGAAGAAGAAATTCGTTTGAAGACTCTGCTTAGGGAAGCAGAGTCTGAGGTCTCTTATTTAAAGGAAgttcttggagaagctaaggcAGAAAGCATGAGCTTGAAAGAAAGTTTATTGGACAAAGAGAACGAATTTCAGAATATTCTTCAGGAGAATGAGGAGCTCCGAAATAGTGAAGCTGCCTGTCAAATGAAGGTCGCAGAGTTGTCTAAATTGCTTGAAGAAGCTTTGGCCAAAAAGCAAGCTGAAGAAAATGGTGAGCTTACAGACAGTGAAAAAGATTATGATATGCTCCCAAAGGTGGTGGAATTTTCTGAACAAAATGGAGGTGGAAGCCAAGAGAAGCCAAAGATGGAGCTCTCCACTCAGCAATCTGAGCATCATCTTGAGGAACACCTTCCAGAACTAGAAAAACTCTCACATGATGATGCTCTACAGACTGGTGCTGAGAAAGATGTATTAAATGGAAGaccaaaagaaaatgagaataaAGATAAGGAAGACGATGACTCTGTAGAAGCTGATTCAAAAATGTGGGAAAGCTACAAGGTTGGGGAAAAAGACTTCTCTCCAGAGGGGGATGCTGAGCAGGAATCTATTGAGGAGGACTTGGAATCTAAGGCTGATGGTAGTGAGGGCAATGACCAGGCTAATGGGCTTCCTTCAAAAGAAAACTTTGATGACAGTGGAAGTTCACCAACTAAGCAGCAAggtcagaagaagaagaaagctctGCTCCGCAAGTTTGGCAGCCTACTCAAGAAGAAGGGCACTAGCAACCAGAAATAG
- the LOC113692880 gene encoding WEB family protein At3g02930, chloroplastic-like isoform X1 translates to MSTKSKSSGFSETTPNSKVSPATPKVSKLSSRGGVTKSATDSPSRLQSTRISVDLSPRSVASKPTVERKPTKLGTPPDKKPTASPTPTRILKPSELQAELNIVQEDLKKAKEKLVSLEKEKSQALEELKEAKSLADEANEKLSEALVAQRRAEEDSEIEKFRAVEMEQAGIEAAQKKEEEWQKELEAVRNQHALDVSALLSATQELQRVKQELAMTSDAKNQALSHADDATKIAEIHAGKVEILSGEVVRLKSLLDSRMEIEADENAKLVAELKLEIETLRQELKNAKSYEEILAEKEASLEQLNVELEAAKMAESYAHCLMDEWKKKVEELELQTEETKRLERSASESLESVMKQLEGSNDLLHDAESEIASLKEKVGLIEISNRRQKADYEESERHLQMAKEEASNLENKVESLTAELEAVKEEKTQALNNEKLAASSVQTLLEEKNKLINELENSRDEEEKSKKAMESLASALHEVSSEAREAKEKLLSVQGEHENYETQIEDLKLALKETNEKYKTLLDDAKQEIDVLTNLNEQSKQKQQNLKSEWAQKELQLMTSLKKIEEVNSSREKEISRLVTLHKAAEDEAGANKEEEIRLKTLLREAESEVSYLKEVLGEAKAESMSLKESLLDKENEFQNILQENEELRNSEAACQMKVAELSKLLEEALAKKQAEENGELTDSEKDYDMLPKVVEFSEQNGGGSQEKPKMELSTQQSEHHLEEHLPELEKLSHDDALQTGAEKDVLNGRPKENENKDKEDDDSVEADSKMWESYKVGEKDFSPEGDAEQESIEEDLESKADGSEGNDQANGLPSKENFDDSGSSPTKQQGQKKKKALLRKFGSLLKKKGTSNQK, encoded by the exons ATGTCTACTAAATCCAA ATCTAGTGGTTTTTCTGAAACAACTCCGAATAGCAAAGTATCACCTGCAACCCCAAAGGTTAGTAAACTCAGCAGCAGGGGGGGAGTGACTAAATCTGCTACTGATTCACCTTCCCGCCTGCAAAGTACACGCATTTCAGTTGATCTTTCACCAAGATCTGTTGCTTCCAAGCCTACAGTCGAGCGCAAGCCCACGAAGCTTGGTACCCCTCCTGAT AAGAAACCGACTGCATCTCCAACTCCAACTCGTATATTGAAGCCGTCAGAACTACAGGCTGAACTAAATATTGTCCAGGAAGATCTCAAGAAGGCCAAGGAAAAGCTAGTCTCATTAGAGAAAGAGAAATCGCAGGCTCTTGAAGAATTAAAGGAAGCCAAGAGTTTGGCTGACGAAGCAAATGAGAAGCTCAGTGAGGCTTTGGTGGCTCAAAGGCGAGCTGAAGAAGATTCTGAGATTGAGAAATTTCGAGCAGTTGAGATGGAACAGGCTGGCATTGAGGCAGCTCAGAAGAAGGAAGAGGAATGGCAGAAAGAGCTTGAAGCTGTGAGGAATCAACATGCATTGGATGTGTCCGCCCTACTTTCCGCTACTCAGGAGCTTCAGAGGGTAAAGCAAGAGCTTGCCATGACTTCTGATGCAAAAAACCAGGCACTCAGCCATGCTGATGATGCAACTAAGATTGCTGAGATTCATGCTGGAAAGGTTGAAATTCTGTCCGGTGAAGTTGTCCGATTGAAATCTTTGCTTGATTCAAGGATGGAAATAGAGGCTGATGAGAATGCCAAATTAGTGGCAGAGTTGAAACTAGAGATAGAGACTTTGAGGCAAGAACTCAAGAATGCAAAAAGCTACGAGGAGATATTGGCGGAAAAGGAGGCTAGTCTTGAGCAACTTAATGTTGAGCTGGAGGCTGCAAAAATGGCAGAGTCTTATGCGCACTGTTTAATGGATGAATGGAAAAAAAAGGTTGAAGAATTAGAGCTTCAAACAGAGGAAACAAAGCGGTTGGAAAGATCAGCATCAGAATCTCTCGAATCAGTAATGAAACAACTTGAAGGGAGTAATGATTTGTTGCATGATGCAGAATCTGAGATTGCATCTCTTAAAGAAAAGGTCGGATTGATAGAAATCTCAAATAGAAGGCAGAAAGCAGATTATGAGGAATCAGAACGTCATCTTCAGATGGCCAAGGAAGAAGCTTCTAATCTGGAAAACAAGGTTGAATCTCTTACAGCTGAGCTTGAAGCCGTGAAGGAGGAGAAAACTCAGGCCTTAAACAATGAGAAACTTGCTGCTTCCAGCGTGCAAACCCTATTGGAAGAGAAAAACAAGCTCATAAATGAGTTGGAAAATTCTAGggatgaagaagagaaaagtaaaaaggcaaTGGAAAGCTTGGCATCAGCCTTGCATGAAGTTTCTTCAGAAGCAAGAGAAGCCAAAGAAAAGTTGCTCTCTGTCCAAGGTGAGCATGAAAATTATGAAACGCAAATAGAAGATCTGAAGCTTGCTCTGAAAGAAACAAATGAGAAGTATAAGACCTTGCTTGATGATGCAAAACAAGAAATCGACGTTCTAACCAATTTGAATGAACAATCTAAGCAGAAgcagcaaaacttgaagagtgaGTGGGCGCAGAAGGAACTTCAACTGATGACCTCTCtcaagaaaattgaagaagttaaCTCTTCAAGGGAAAAAGAGATAAGCAGATTGGTTACTTTGCATAAAGCGGCAGAGGATGAAGCTGGTGCAAACAAGGAAGAAGAAATTCGTTTGAAGACTCTGCTTAGGGAAGCAGAGTCTGAGGTCTCTTATTTAAAGGAAgttcttggagaagctaaggcAGAAAGCATGAGCTTGAAAGAAAGTTTATTGGACAAAGAGAACGAATTTCAGAATATTCTTCAGGAGAATGAGGAGCTCCGAAATAGTGAAGCTGCCTGTCAAATGAAGGTCGCAGAGTTGTCTAAATTGCTTGAAGAAGCTTTGGCCAAAAAGCAAGCTGAAGAAAATGGTGAGCTTACAGACAGTGAAAAAGATTATGATATGCTCCCAAAGGTGGTGGAATTTTCTGAACAAAATGGAGGTGGAAGCCAAGAGAAGCCAAAGATGGAGCTCTCCACTCAGCAATCTGAGCATCATCTTGAGGAACACCTTCCAGAACTAGAAAAACTCTCACATGATGATGCTCTACAGACTGGTGCTGAGAAAGATGTATTAAATGGAAGaccaaaagaaaatgagaataaAGATAAGGAAGACGATGACTCTGTAGAAGCTGATTCAAAAATGTGGGAAAGCTACAAGGTTGGGGAAAAAGACTTCTCTCCAGAGGGGGATGCTGAGCAGGAATCTATTGAGGAGGACTTGGAATCTAAGGCTGATGGTAGTGAGGGCAATGACCAGGCTAATGGGCTTCCTTCAAAAGAAAACTTTGATGACAGTGGAAGTTCACCAACTAAGCAGCAAggtcagaagaagaagaaagctctGCTCCGCAAGTTTGGCAGCCTACTCAAGAAGAAGGGCACTAGCAACCAGAAATAG